One part of the Corynebacterium sp. CNCTC7651 genome encodes these proteins:
- the polA gene encoding DNA polymerase I, which yields MKRLLLIDGHSMAFRAFYALPAENFSTSGGQHTNAVYGFLSMLANILTDEEPTHVAVAFDVGRQTFRTEKFPEYKAQREAAPPEFKGQVPIIEDILGTLGIVTLSKENFEADDILATLTTQAKADGDFEVVIVTGDRDYLQLVDGSTTVLYPTRGVSTMTRFTPEEVERKYGLTPEQYPDYAALRGDPSDNLPGIPKVGEKTAAKWIVQYGNLAGLIEHAEEIKGQAGANFRERIEQVKMNRELTQMVTDVELPLGPNDLDLKPAEIGDVAQAFDDLEFGVNLRERVLAAVKTEGTAADAPQPVELPEVTVEDTLLDDWLSQRQGQGLALYVSGTPAPGMGDVVALAIVDKQRSAVQVNAADLTPAEDAALKSWIESDSPKFLHEAKAAFHMLRGRGMTLRGIAHDTAIAAYLLRPGQRTYALEDVYQRHLKRQLTLGGDQLSLLGDTSLTDAAAAVLELSAELSEQLRVIDSYELYADLELPLLSILAEMEDAGIAVDLASLEELRKDYTHKVERVEEEARALVDEPTLNLSSPKQLSVVLFDKLDLPKTKKTKTGYSTAAGEIEALAEKHPHPFLDHLLAHREYQKMKSTIEGLIKTVQPDGRIHTTFNQTVASTGRLSSAEPNLQNIPVRTEAGRRIRSAFTVGEGYDCLLTADYSQIEMRVMAHLSQDAGLIMAYKAGEDLHNFVGSRVFDVPIDQVTPELRRRVKAMSYGLVYGLSAFGLSNQLGISAGEAKQIMEAYFQRFGGVKRYLDEVVEQARRDGYTSTVFGRRRYLPELNSDNRVARENAERAALNAPIQGTAADIIKVAMIRVDAGLADLRSRVLLQVHDELVVEVAPGELEQVREIVEREMDGAIELLVPLEVSAGTGANWDEAAH from the coding sequence ATGAAGCGCCTTTTGCTTATCGACGGCCACTCTATGGCGTTCCGCGCCTTCTACGCCCTTCCGGCAGAAAACTTCTCCACCTCAGGAGGTCAGCACACCAACGCGGTGTACGGCTTCCTGTCCATGCTGGCGAACATTCTCACCGACGAGGAGCCGACGCACGTCGCAGTGGCGTTCGATGTGGGACGGCAGACATTCCGCACGGAGAAGTTCCCGGAGTACAAGGCGCAGCGCGAGGCGGCCCCGCCGGAGTTCAAGGGCCAGGTGCCCATCATCGAGGACATCCTGGGCACGCTCGGCATTGTCACCCTATCCAAGGAGAACTTCGAGGCAGACGACATCTTGGCCACGCTGACCACTCAGGCGAAGGCGGACGGGGATTTCGAGGTCGTCATCGTCACCGGCGACCGCGATTACCTCCAGCTGGTAGACGGCTCCACCACGGTGCTCTATCCAACCCGCGGCGTGTCCACCATGACTCGCTTCACCCCGGAGGAGGTCGAGAGGAAGTACGGCCTGACCCCAGAACAGTACCCGGATTACGCGGCCCTGCGGGGCGACCCGTCGGACAACCTCCCCGGCATCCCGAAGGTGGGGGAGAAGACCGCGGCGAAGTGGATCGTGCAATACGGCAACCTCGCCGGCCTCATCGAGCACGCCGAGGAGATCAAGGGCCAGGCCGGCGCGAACTTCCGCGAGCGCATCGAGCAGGTCAAGATGAACCGCGAGCTCACCCAGATGGTCACGGATGTGGAGCTGCCCCTCGGGCCGAACGACCTGGACCTCAAACCCGCGGAGATCGGCGATGTCGCCCAGGCTTTCGATGACCTCGAGTTCGGCGTCAACCTCCGCGAGCGCGTCCTCGCCGCCGTCAAAACCGAGGGCACTGCCGCCGACGCGCCCCAGCCCGTCGAACTCCCCGAGGTCACCGTCGAGGACACGCTTCTCGACGATTGGTTGTCCCAACGCCAAGGCCAAGGCCTCGCCCTCTACGTCTCCGGTACCCCAGCACCGGGGATGGGTGATGTGGTGGCGCTGGCGATCGTCGACAAGCAACGAAGCGCCGTGCAGGTCAACGCTGCGGACCTGACCCCGGCGGAAGATGCGGCGCTGAAATCGTGGATCGAGTCGGATTCCCCGAAGTTCCTGCACGAGGCGAAGGCTGCGTTCCACATGCTGCGCGGGCGCGGGATGACGCTGCGCGGCATTGCACACGACACCGCGATCGCGGCGTACCTCCTGCGCCCCGGGCAGCGCACGTACGCCCTGGAAGACGTGTACCAGCGGCACCTGAAACGCCAGCTCACACTGGGTGGGGACCAGCTGAGCTTGCTGGGGGATACGTCTTTGACCGATGCCGCGGCGGCGGTGCTGGAGCTGTCTGCGGAACTGTCGGAACAGCTGCGGGTGATCGATTCATATGAGCTCTACGCCGATCTGGAGCTGCCGCTGCTGAGCATCCTCGCCGAGATGGAGGACGCCGGCATTGCGGTGGACCTGGCCTCGTTGGAGGAGCTGCGCAAGGACTACACCCACAAGGTGGAGCGCGTGGAGGAGGAGGCTCGAGCGCTGGTGGATGAGCCGACGCTGAACCTCTCCAGCCCCAAGCAGCTCTCCGTGGTGCTCTTTGACAAGCTGGATCTGCCGAAGACCAAGAAGACCAAGACCGGCTACTCTACGGCCGCGGGCGAGATTGAGGCCCTTGCGGAGAAGCACCCGCACCCGTTCCTGGACCACCTGCTGGCGCACCGCGAGTACCAGAAGATGAAGTCCACGATCGAGGGCCTGATCAAGACGGTGCAGCCGGACGGCCGCATCCACACCACGTTCAACCAGACGGTTGCCTCGACTGGCCGCCTGAGCTCCGCCGAGCCGAACCTGCAGAACATTCCGGTGCGCACCGAGGCAGGCAGGCGGATCCGTTCCGCGTTCACGGTGGGCGAGGGCTATGACTGCTTGTTGACGGCGGATTACAGCCAGATTGAAATGCGCGTGATGGCCCACTTGTCCCAGGATGCCGGGCTGATCATGGCGTACAAGGCGGGGGAGGACTTGCACAACTTCGTCGGCTCCCGCGTGTTCGACGTACCCATCGACCAGGTCACCCCGGAGTTGCGCCGCCGCGTTAAGGCGATGTCCTACGGCCTGGTGTACGGCCTCTCCGCGTTCGGCTTGTCCAACCAGCTGGGCATTTCCGCCGGGGAAGCGAAGCAGATCATGGAGGCGTACTTCCAGCGTTTCGGCGGTGTGAAGCGCTACCTGGATGAGGTGGTGGAGCAGGCCCGCCGCGACGGCTACACGTCCACCGTTTTCGGCCGGCGCCGCTACCTTCCGGAGTTGAACTCGGACAACCGTGTGGCCCGCGAGAACGCGGAGCGCGCCGCGCTGAACGCCCCGATCCAGGGCACGGCGGCGGACATCATTAAGGTTGCGATGATCCGCGTGGATGCCGGGCTGGCTGATCTGCGCTCCCGCGTCTTGCTGCAGGTCCACGATGAGCTTGTGGTGGAGGTCGCTCCCGGCGAGCTTGAGCAGGTCCGCGAGATTGTGGAGCGCGAGATGGACGGCGCGATTGAACTCCTGGTGCCTCTCGAGGTGTCCGCCGGAACGGGCGCGAACTGGGACGAAGCGGCGCACTAG